The Ascaphus truei isolate aAscTru1 chromosome 3, aAscTru1.hap1, whole genome shotgun sequence genome includes a region encoding these proteins:
- the AKAP11 gene encoding A-kinase anchor protein 11 isoform X5 codes for MKSLLQSRKELCSVSASECLKGGKKGNVIEIMFLGLSEESGAAHIQDLAALHLDLPELIRSLHLCSVNDNEVIFLKDWKTITKASESQNPFPGAVCVMTLATLPHFKSDSLFVLLSKYTTGVRYSMEQHCLKKINRKTSHNEDDDTNQSVSSIEDDFVTAFEHLDEEESTTNEKQEIRCGIMRNQRDVASQTQPAHCLDISGSKIIFSSVRRRSSIKSATLMGFMGFQDLTSVKNTVTTSICDPWRQRHCSGQDKTILSSSPAESSESDCSSPSPIIFLDEEGYQKSLRAKLNLPKIPVVKDGIEDSDSELSEFFDSFDRFDDPELFLENNYKLHPKAILACPPKKRNCAQNHLITVSMNPQKFKFDAPTLPANIRKPTPRKPESPYSSICDVPDSPRPVKTSAEDTGTLFSPIRSSAFSPLGIASPAEAFYHLDGNENVTSRKDQSSTAYSDYANRVCIELFDSVLNSKPSINLGVSKKGLEKTTKLKRKSYNKESELKQKSKQKSVKVGIQKFATELVEKSFGSAFKDLQKGVSTCTTALCHLAARLTSYVFQMAFYEIGRRQAFSIKKRAINSLANLMVSEVITSALQELRFIKKQMFTNAVTRFAADLAEELVFEGIMEVCQFSHPPTPTVASLRSFDYDNVVVSSYAKDLSESVIQEAFIELSQVNVTFTTQAAISVSMDNLKYGSSEGMMQSTQTSMTFPNLPDRLQVPLTTGPESDKDYTVQHALFFTSGLVSSIPVPVAAKALSQQHILNDIFTVNERTQISVSDVYINTVEKSNLSPKKTDEIAADKNVLPASGSSGDKSQRAQEGNKDSETRELKGPKTFSVTMVDMIVNEAYEVTSSKLARTVEDDSELLTKKVVEIPSQHLILEGETSSNNFADDLAKCILQHSVDETTRVLLNKCEATTPNIDLAIPAIDQNKCMTQDSEMLNCSPKATEQQLMISKCPPSQEHLPQCSLLVAKPYTQENEGTVVDKHSCSTSMLNSNVSFNKMSSEGMSSKINIHNTDLPVSSMFGLQSCLSHINSFSSVMCSCGDDFFFEDKTSQRDANFISLPGTPPPTPLASYKISPDRSLKKLSKKLKGQLAKEFSPATPPSTPHLSVLENDSSRKDDFMLKLMRSLSEEVESTSSDDNYEDVEVSEETFRYADYLSSQIISMSTEIAAYCLDDESAPVATVKNKSLLSVLSDKWGHPAYMRNITEETLETLCIYAGGISGEIIDDAKKALSKRQYTLMKKFNCDVDCRYFRKRDKDCRPKERGCTYTCMTYKEVDPCTLSLPQNNFGAGLTSKYPSCESVTEEYADHIIRVLKKEGGNRELIMDQYASRLAYSAIKFGLQQASKNMKLKRNRRIVPRRHSEANSTQEILRLLSRTHHQEKPNRGSVGHHSYGEEPFINGKNVQRPEFIGLLHFAETLAHTITCDVRRKLKMSAASLPKSLTDSCLYTKSKIDDVTGDLVKTSFSKTLLPISQNRKLYHSTGSLNENGFSESIIQTIEQYACKVVDNTLEIGMETARLQAVENRKHLDKIPYAGKLVPSYGTACGHCSAKEQQCYPLSSCHSLLGQEASRKIQQPSKSKHNNACQKSRRFHLNVPKIHIDRDKRAIFAEKIVSAAIEKAERELSNTSLAADSGIGHDGISFAESLTTGIMMSTMKTIGHVVNMSSNGRDGFQSADSVTSQQTSVSVGDDSTGSWSNLSFEDEHHDESSSFLHLSDSNGNSSSWSSLGLEGDMYEENISFPPSDSDSAEEKNEDPKVTAEAIRPHSKILLIRNIDVGPSTVDSQLRTTLQWIVASESDISDLYFPETARKELLALSRRLRERDWKVGDLLQAVLQYYDTLQMSPSDINKSLFGWLLENS; via the exons ATTATGTTTCTAGGCCTTTCCGAAGAGTCAGGAGCTGCACATATTCAG GATCTAGCTGCTTTACACTTGGATCTCCCTGAGTTGATCAGATCACTTCACCTCTGCAGTGTAAATGATAATGAAGTTATTTTTCTAAAAGATTGGAAGACCATTACAAAGGCTTCTGAATCACAG AACCCTTTTcctggtgcagtgtgtgtgatgacATTGGCAACACTCCCGCACTTTAAAAGTGATTCGTTATTTGTCCTGCTGAGCAAATACACAACGGGTGTAAGGTATTCCATGGAGCAGCACTGCTTGAAGAAAATTAATAGAAAGACATCTCATAATGAGGATGATGATACCAATCAGTCTGTTTCTTCAATTGAGGATGATTTTGTCACTGCTTTTGAGCATTTAGATGAAGAAGAGTCAACAACAAATGAAAAACAAG aAATAAGATGTGGAATAATGAGAAATCAACGTGATGTAGCTTCTCAAACGCAACCTGCTCATTGCTTAGACATCAGTGGGTCAAAAATCATTTTTAGCTCTGTGCGCCGGAGATCATCTATAAAATCTGCAACATTAATGGGCTTCATGGGATTTCAAGACTTAACTTCTGTCAAAAATACGGTCACAACCTCTATATGTGATCCCTGGAGGCAAAGGCATTGTTCAGGCCAAGACAAAACAatactctcctcctcccctgcgGAGTCCTCTGAATCTGATTGCTCAAGTCCAAGTCCTATTATTTTCCTAGATGAGGAAGGATATCAAAAAAGCTTGAGAGCAAAACTTAACCTGCCAAAAATTCCTGTTGTGAAAGATGGTATTGAAGACTCAGATTCCGAACTAAGTGAATTTTTTGATAGCTTTGATCGCTTTGATGATCCAGAACTATTTCTAGAAAACAACTATAAACTTCATCCGAAAGCCATTCTTGCTTGTCCACCTAAAAAGAGAAATTGTGCCCAAAACCATCTTATTACTGTCTCTATGAATCCTCAAAAGTTTAAGTTTGATGCCCCTACACTGCCAGCCAATATAAGAAAGCCAACCCCTCGTAAGCCAGAATCTCCATACAGTAGCATATGTGATGTACCAGATTCCCCCCGACCAGTGAAGACCTCTGCAGAGGATACTGGTACTCTATTTAGTCCCATTAGATCATCTGCTTTTAGCCCTCTTGGCATTGCCTCGCCTGCAGAGGCCTTTTACCACTTGGATGGTAATGAAAATGTTACTTCAAGGAAAGACCAATCTTCCACTGCTTACAGTGATTATGCAAACCGTGTATGCATTGAACTGTTTGACTCTGTATTGAATTCTAAACCTTCCATTAACTTAGGTGTATCAAAAAAAGGGCTGGAGAAAACTACGAAACTTAAACGCAAATCCTACAACAAAGAGTCAGAGCTGAAACAGAAATCAAAGCAAAAATCTGTTAAGGTTGGTATTCAAAAATTTGCCACAGAACTGGTTGAAAAAAGTTTTGGCAGTGCGTTTAAAGACCTGCAAAAGGGAGTTTCAACTTGTACGACTGCACTGTGTCATTTAGCTGCTAGGTTAACTTCATATGTGTTTCAAATGGCTTTTTATGAAATTGGAAGGAGGCAAGCATTTTCAATAAAAAAACGAGCTATTAATAGTCTAGCAAACCTCATGGTGAGTGAAGTCATTACAAGTGCTCTACAGGAACTCAGGTTTATAAAGAAGCAGATGTTTACCAATGCAGTTACCCGCTTTGCTGCAGACTTGGCTGAGGAGCTTGTTTTTGAAGGTATTATGGAAGTATGCCAGTTTTCACATCCGCCTACCCCAACGGTGGCATCATTGCGGTCTTTTGATTATGATAATGTAGTAGTAAGTTCTTACGCTAAAGATTTATCAGAATCTGTGATTCAGGAAGCATTTATTGAGCTATCCCAGGTAAATGTAACTTTTACCACTCAAGCAGCAATCAGTGTTTCCATGGACAACCTAAAGTACGGAAGCTCAGAAGGTATGATGCAATCAACACAAACATCTATGACTTTCCCCAACTTACCTGATAGATTACAAGTACCACTGACTACTGGACCGGAGTCAGATAAGGACTACACCGTACAGCATGCCTTGTTCTTTACATCTGGCCTTGTAAGTTCTATTCCGGTACCTGTTGCTGCCAAAGCCCTTAGCCAGCAACACATTTTAAATGATATTTTTACTGTTAATGAAAGAACGCAAATTTCAGTCAGTGATGTGTATATAAATACTGTCGAAAAATCAAACCTCTCCCCCAAAAAGACAGACGAAATAGCAGCCGATAAAAATGTATTGCCTGCTTCTGGAAGCAGTGGTGATAAAAGCCAAAGAGCGCAAGAAGGAAATAAAGATTCGGAGACGAGAGAACTGAAGGGACCGAAAACTTTCTCTGTAACGATGGTGGACATGATTGTCAATGAAGCGTATGAAGTTACATCGTCCAAACTGGCGAGAACTGTAGAAGATGATTCTGAATTGTTAACAAAGAAAGTTGTTGAAATTCCTTCTCAACATCTGATCTTGGAGGGGGAAACATCGAGCAATAATTTTGCAGATGATTTGGCCaagtgtatattgcaacattctGTAGATGAAACTACACGCGTGCTTTTAAACAAATGTGAGGCAACTACACCCAACATTGACTTGGCAATTCCTGCCATTGATCAAAATAAATGCATGACACAGGACTCTGAAATGCTAAATTGTTCACCAAAAGCTACGGAGCAGCAGCTAATGATTTCCAAATGCCCCCCATCCCAGGAACACCTTCCCCAGTGCTCACTCTTAGTTGCAAAACCGTATACCCAAGAAAATGAGGGCACAGTTGTAGATAAACATTCCTGTAGCACGTCTATGCTAAATTCAAATGTTTCATTTAACAAAATGAGTTCAGAGGGAATGTCttcaaaaataaatattcataATACTGATCTTCCAGTTTCATCCATGTTTGGTCTGCAGAGCTGTCTTTCACACATCAatagtttttcctctgtaatgtGTAGTTGTGGCGATGATTTCTTTTTTGAAGATAAAACAAGTCAAAGAGATGCAAATTTCATTTCACTGCCTGGTACACCACCCCCCACTCCTCTGGCATCATATAAAATAAGCCCTGACCGAAGCCTGAAAAAGCTAAGCAAGAAGCTCAAAGGACAGTTGGCAAAAGAGTTTTCTCCAGCCACCCCACCCTCTACACCACATCTGTCTGTTTTAGAAAATGACTCTAGTAGGAAAGATGATTTCATGCTGAAACTCATGAGGTCACTATCAGAAGAAGTTGAAAGCACCAGCAGCGACGACAATTATGAAGACGTTGAGGTTTCTGAAGAAACTTTCCGATATGCAGATTATTTATCCAGTCAAATCATATCCATGTCCACTGAAATTGCTGCTTATTGTTTAGATGATGAATCGGCCCCAGTAGCAACTGTTAAAAACAAGTCACTGTTAAGTGTCTTAAGTGATAAATGGGGACATCCTGCATACATGAGAAATATTACTGAAGAAACTTTAGAGACATTGTGCATATATGCAGGCGGAATTTCTGGTGAAATTATTGATGATGCAAAGAAAGCATTAAGCAAGAGGCAGTACACACTAATGAAGAAATTCAATTGTGATGTTGATTGCCGTTACTTTAGAAAACGTGACAAAGATTGTAGACCAAAAGAGAGAGGGTGTACATATACATGTATGACGTATAAAGAAGTTGATCCTTGCACTCTCTCTTTGCCTCAAAATAACTTTGGTGCTGGTTTGACCTCAAAATATCCAAGCTGTGAAAGTGTGACAGAGGAATATGCAGATCACATTATACGTGTACTAAAAAAGGAAGGAGGGAACCGTGAGTTGATCATGGATCAGTATGCCAGCAGACTAGCTTATAGTGCTATCAAGTTTGGTCTACAGCAAGCTTCCAAAAACATGAAACTAAAACGTAATAGGAGAATTGTACCTAGAAGGCACTCGGAAGCAAATAGTACACAGGAAATACTAAGACTTCTGAGCAGAACCCACCACCAAGAAAAGCCGAACAGAGGTAGCGTTGGTCATCATTCTTATGGTGAGGAACCTTTCATAAATGGGAAAAACGTACAAAGGCCGGAATTCATCGGACTACTTCATTTTGCGGAAACTCTTGCACACACCATAACGTGTGATGTAAGGAGAAAGTTAAAGATGTCTGCTGCTTCTCTTCCAAAATCTCTGACCGATTCTTGTCTCTATACAAAATCCAAAATAGATGATGTTACTGGTGACCTTGTTAAAACATCATTTTCCAAAACGCTTCTTCCTATTTCACAGAATCGCAAATTATACCACAGCACCGGCAGTCTAAATGAGAATGGTTTTAGTGAGAGTATTATTCAAACTATTGAGCAATATGCATGCAAGGTTGTTGACAACACCTTAGAAATTGGAATGGAGACTGCAAGACTGCAAGCTGTGGAAAATAGAAAACATTTGGATAAAATTCCATATGCTGGAAAACTTGTACCTTCATATGGTACAGCTTGTGGACATTGTAGTGCAAAAGAACAACAATGTTACCCCTTGTCTTCATGTCATTCCTTGTTGGGACAGGAAGCCTCCAGAAAAATACAGCAACCTTCTAAGTCTAAACACAACAACGCTTGTCAGAAATCAAGGCGTTTTCATCTAAATGTGCCTAAAATACACATTGATCGTGATAAAAGAGCAATATTTGCAGAGAAAATAGTTAGCGCTGCTATTGAGAAAGCAGAGCGTGAATTAAGCAACACGAGTTTGGCAGCTGACAGCGGCATTGGACATGATGGGATCAGCTTTGCAGAAAGCCTTACCACAGGGATAATGATGTCCACTATGAAGACTATTGGCCATGTTGTTAACATGAG TTCTAATGGGAGAGATGGGTTTCAGTCAGCTGACTCTGTTACCAGTCAGCAGACAAGCGTCAGTGTTGGTGATGACAGCACAGGCAGCTGGTCCAACTTGAGTTTTGAAGACGAACACCACGATGAGAGCAGCAGCTTTCTTCACCTCAGTGACAG TAATGGTAACAGCAGTAGCTGGAGCAGTCTTGGTTTAGAAGGAGACATGTACGAGGAGAATATATCCTTTCCACCATCAGACAG TGACAGTgcagaagaaaaaaatgaagaTCCAAAAGTAACCGCAGAAG CCATTAGGCCGCATAGCAAGATATTACTGATCAGAAATATTGACGTTGGACCATCTACTGTTGATTCACAATtgaggacaacattacaatggatTGTTGCCTCAGAGTCTGACATATCTGACCTGTACTTTCCAGAGACTGCCAGAAAAGAGCTATTGGCT ctTTCTAGAAgactaagagagagagactggaaaGTCGGTGATCTTTTACAAGCTGTTCTTCAATACTATGACACCCTGCAAATGTCACCAAGTGATATTAACAAATCTTTGTTTGGTTGGCTTTTGGAAAATTCCTAG
- the AKAP11 gene encoding A-kinase anchor protein 11 isoform X3, translating into MGIADYLLWTSSIMDTFTRNQGCQMKPKISVKKETFGEVVLNTMKSLLQSRKELCSVSASECLKGGKKGNVIEIMFLGLSEESGAAHIQDLAALHLDLPELIRSLHLCSVNDNEVIFLKDWKTITKASESQNPFPGAVCVMTLATLPHFKSDSLFVLLSKYTTGVRYSMEQHCLKKINRKTSHNEDDDTNQSVSSIEDDFVTAFEHLDEEESTTNEKQEIRCGIMRNQRDVASQTQPAHCLDISGSKIIFSSVRRRSSIKSATLMGFMGFQDLTSVKNTVTTSICDPWRQRHCSGQDKTILSSSPAESSESDCSSPSPIIFLDEEGYQKSLRAKLNLPKIPVVKDGIEDSDSELSEFFDSFDRFDDPELFLENNYKLHPKAILACPPKKRNCAQNHLITVSMNPQKFKFDAPTLPANIRKPTPRKPESPYSSICDVPDSPRPVKTSAEDTGTLFSPIRSSAFSPLGIASPAEAFYHLDGNENVTSRKDQSSTAYSDYANRVCIELFDSVLNSKPSINLGVSKKGLEKTTKLKRKSYNKESELKQKSKQKSVKVGIQKFATELVEKSFGSAFKDLQKGVSTCTTALCHLAARLTSYVFQMAFYEIGRRQAFSIKKRAINSLANLMVSEVITSALQELRFIKKQMFTNAVTRFAADLAEELVFEGIMEVCQFSHPPTPTVASLRSFDYDNVVVSSYAKDLSESVIQEAFIELSQVNVTFTTQAAISVSMDNLKYGSSEGMMQSTQTSMTFPNLPDRLQVPLTTGPESDKDYTVQHALFFTSGLVSSIPVPVAAKALSQQHILNDIFTVNERTQISVSDVYINTVEKSNLSPKKTDEIAADKNVLPASGSSGDKSQRAQEGNKDSETRELKGPKTFSVTMVDMIVNEAYEVTSSKLARTVEDDSELLTKKVVEIPSQHLILEGETSSNNFADDLAKCILQHSVDETTRVLLNKCEATTPNIDLAIPAIDQNKCMTQDSEMLNCSPKATEQQLMISKCPPSQEHLPQCSLLVAKPYTQENEGTVVDKHSCSTSMLNSNVSFNKMSSEGMSSKINIHNTDLPVSSMFGLQSCLSHINSFSSVMCSCGDDFFFEDKTSQRDANFISLPGTPPPTPLASYKISPDRSLKKLSKKLKGQLAKEFSPATPPSTPHLSVLENDSSRKDDFMLKLMRSLSEEVESTSSDDNYEDVEVSEETFRYADYLSSQIISMSTEIAAYCLDDESAPVATVKNKSLLSVLSDKWGHPAYMRNITEETLETLCIYAGGISGEIIDDAKKALSKRQYTLMKKFNCDVDCRYFRKRDKDCRPKERGCTYTCMTYKEVDPCTLSLPQNNFGAGLTSKYPSCESVTEEYADHIIRVLKKEGGNRELIMDQYASRLAYSAIKFGLQQASKNMKLKRNRRIVPRRHSEANSTQEILRLLSRTHHQEKPNRGSVGHHSYGEEPFINGKNVQRPEFIGLLHFAETLAHTITCDVRRKLKMSAASLPKSLTDSCLYTKSKIDDVTGDLVKTSFSKTLLPISQNRKLYHSTGSLNENGFSESIIQTIEQYACKVVDNTLEIGMETARLQAVENRKHLDKIPYAGKLVPSYGTACGHCSAKEQQCYPLSSCHSLLGQEASRKIQQPSKSKHNNACQKSRRFHLNVPKIHIDRDKRAIFAEKIVSAAIEKAERELSNTSLAADSGIGHDGISFAESLTTGIMMSTMKTIGHVVNMSSNGRDGFQSADSVTSQQTSVSVGDDSTGSWSNLSFEDEHHDESSSFLHLSDSDSAEEKNEDPKVTAEAIRPHSKILLIRNIDVGPSTVDSQLRTTLQWIVASESDISDLYFPETARKELLALSRRLRERDWKVGDLLQAVLQYYDTLQMSPSDINKSLFGWLLENS; encoded by the exons ATTATGTTTCTAGGCCTTTCCGAAGAGTCAGGAGCTGCACATATTCAG GATCTAGCTGCTTTACACTTGGATCTCCCTGAGTTGATCAGATCACTTCACCTCTGCAGTGTAAATGATAATGAAGTTATTTTTCTAAAAGATTGGAAGACCATTACAAAGGCTTCTGAATCACAG AACCCTTTTcctggtgcagtgtgtgtgatgacATTGGCAACACTCCCGCACTTTAAAAGTGATTCGTTATTTGTCCTGCTGAGCAAATACACAACGGGTGTAAGGTATTCCATGGAGCAGCACTGCTTGAAGAAAATTAATAGAAAGACATCTCATAATGAGGATGATGATACCAATCAGTCTGTTTCTTCAATTGAGGATGATTTTGTCACTGCTTTTGAGCATTTAGATGAAGAAGAGTCAACAACAAATGAAAAACAAG aAATAAGATGTGGAATAATGAGAAATCAACGTGATGTAGCTTCTCAAACGCAACCTGCTCATTGCTTAGACATCAGTGGGTCAAAAATCATTTTTAGCTCTGTGCGCCGGAGATCATCTATAAAATCTGCAACATTAATGGGCTTCATGGGATTTCAAGACTTAACTTCTGTCAAAAATACGGTCACAACCTCTATATGTGATCCCTGGAGGCAAAGGCATTGTTCAGGCCAAGACAAAACAatactctcctcctcccctgcgGAGTCCTCTGAATCTGATTGCTCAAGTCCAAGTCCTATTATTTTCCTAGATGAGGAAGGATATCAAAAAAGCTTGAGAGCAAAACTTAACCTGCCAAAAATTCCTGTTGTGAAAGATGGTATTGAAGACTCAGATTCCGAACTAAGTGAATTTTTTGATAGCTTTGATCGCTTTGATGATCCAGAACTATTTCTAGAAAACAACTATAAACTTCATCCGAAAGCCATTCTTGCTTGTCCACCTAAAAAGAGAAATTGTGCCCAAAACCATCTTATTACTGTCTCTATGAATCCTCAAAAGTTTAAGTTTGATGCCCCTACACTGCCAGCCAATATAAGAAAGCCAACCCCTCGTAAGCCAGAATCTCCATACAGTAGCATATGTGATGTACCAGATTCCCCCCGACCAGTGAAGACCTCTGCAGAGGATACTGGTACTCTATTTAGTCCCATTAGATCATCTGCTTTTAGCCCTCTTGGCATTGCCTCGCCTGCAGAGGCCTTTTACCACTTGGATGGTAATGAAAATGTTACTTCAAGGAAAGACCAATCTTCCACTGCTTACAGTGATTATGCAAACCGTGTATGCATTGAACTGTTTGACTCTGTATTGAATTCTAAACCTTCCATTAACTTAGGTGTATCAAAAAAAGGGCTGGAGAAAACTACGAAACTTAAACGCAAATCCTACAACAAAGAGTCAGAGCTGAAACAGAAATCAAAGCAAAAATCTGTTAAGGTTGGTATTCAAAAATTTGCCACAGAACTGGTTGAAAAAAGTTTTGGCAGTGCGTTTAAAGACCTGCAAAAGGGAGTTTCAACTTGTACGACTGCACTGTGTCATTTAGCTGCTAGGTTAACTTCATATGTGTTTCAAATGGCTTTTTATGAAATTGGAAGGAGGCAAGCATTTTCAATAAAAAAACGAGCTATTAATAGTCTAGCAAACCTCATGGTGAGTGAAGTCATTACAAGTGCTCTACAGGAACTCAGGTTTATAAAGAAGCAGATGTTTACCAATGCAGTTACCCGCTTTGCTGCAGACTTGGCTGAGGAGCTTGTTTTTGAAGGTATTATGGAAGTATGCCAGTTTTCACATCCGCCTACCCCAACGGTGGCATCATTGCGGTCTTTTGATTATGATAATGTAGTAGTAAGTTCTTACGCTAAAGATTTATCAGAATCTGTGATTCAGGAAGCATTTATTGAGCTATCCCAGGTAAATGTAACTTTTACCACTCAAGCAGCAATCAGTGTTTCCATGGACAACCTAAAGTACGGAAGCTCAGAAGGTATGATGCAATCAACACAAACATCTATGACTTTCCCCAACTTACCTGATAGATTACAAGTACCACTGACTACTGGACCGGAGTCAGATAAGGACTACACCGTACAGCATGCCTTGTTCTTTACATCTGGCCTTGTAAGTTCTATTCCGGTACCTGTTGCTGCCAAAGCCCTTAGCCAGCAACACATTTTAAATGATATTTTTACTGTTAATGAAAGAACGCAAATTTCAGTCAGTGATGTGTATATAAATACTGTCGAAAAATCAAACCTCTCCCCCAAAAAGACAGACGAAATAGCAGCCGATAAAAATGTATTGCCTGCTTCTGGAAGCAGTGGTGATAAAAGCCAAAGAGCGCAAGAAGGAAATAAAGATTCGGAGACGAGAGAACTGAAGGGACCGAAAACTTTCTCTGTAACGATGGTGGACATGATTGTCAATGAAGCGTATGAAGTTACATCGTCCAAACTGGCGAGAACTGTAGAAGATGATTCTGAATTGTTAACAAAGAAAGTTGTTGAAATTCCTTCTCAACATCTGATCTTGGAGGGGGAAACATCGAGCAATAATTTTGCAGATGATTTGGCCaagtgtatattgcaacattctGTAGATGAAACTACACGCGTGCTTTTAAACAAATGTGAGGCAACTACACCCAACATTGACTTGGCAATTCCTGCCATTGATCAAAATAAATGCATGACACAGGACTCTGAAATGCTAAATTGTTCACCAAAAGCTACGGAGCAGCAGCTAATGATTTCCAAATGCCCCCCATCCCAGGAACACCTTCCCCAGTGCTCACTCTTAGTTGCAAAACCGTATACCCAAGAAAATGAGGGCACAGTTGTAGATAAACATTCCTGTAGCACGTCTATGCTAAATTCAAATGTTTCATTTAACAAAATGAGTTCAGAGGGAATGTCttcaaaaataaatattcataATACTGATCTTCCAGTTTCATCCATGTTTGGTCTGCAGAGCTGTCTTTCACACATCAatagtttttcctctgtaatgtGTAGTTGTGGCGATGATTTCTTTTTTGAAGATAAAACAAGTCAAAGAGATGCAAATTTCATTTCACTGCCTGGTACACCACCCCCCACTCCTCTGGCATCATATAAAATAAGCCCTGACCGAAGCCTGAAAAAGCTAAGCAAGAAGCTCAAAGGACAGTTGGCAAAAGAGTTTTCTCCAGCCACCCCACCCTCTACACCACATCTGTCTGTTTTAGAAAATGACTCTAGTAGGAAAGATGATTTCATGCTGAAACTCATGAGGTCACTATCAGAAGAAGTTGAAAGCACCAGCAGCGACGACAATTATGAAGACGTTGAGGTTTCTGAAGAAACTTTCCGATATGCAGATTATTTATCCAGTCAAATCATATCCATGTCCACTGAAATTGCTGCTTATTGTTTAGATGATGAATCGGCCCCAGTAGCAACTGTTAAAAACAAGTCACTGTTAAGTGTCTTAAGTGATAAATGGGGACATCCTGCATACATGAGAAATATTACTGAAGAAACTTTAGAGACATTGTGCATATATGCAGGCGGAATTTCTGGTGAAATTATTGATGATGCAAAGAAAGCATTAAGCAAGAGGCAGTACACACTAATGAAGAAATTCAATTGTGATGTTGATTGCCGTTACTTTAGAAAACGTGACAAAGATTGTAGACCAAAAGAGAGAGGGTGTACATATACATGTATGACGTATAAAGAAGTTGATCCTTGCACTCTCTCTTTGCCTCAAAATAACTTTGGTGCTGGTTTGACCTCAAAATATCCAAGCTGTGAAAGTGTGACAGAGGAATATGCAGATCACATTATACGTGTACTAAAAAAGGAAGGAGGGAACCGTGAGTTGATCATGGATCAGTATGCCAGCAGACTAGCTTATAGTGCTATCAAGTTTGGTCTACAGCAAGCTTCCAAAAACATGAAACTAAAACGTAATAGGAGAATTGTACCTAGAAGGCACTCGGAAGCAAATAGTACACAGGAAATACTAAGACTTCTGAGCAGAACCCACCACCAAGAAAAGCCGAACAGAGGTAGCGTTGGTCATCATTCTTATGGTGAGGAACCTTTCATAAATGGGAAAAACGTACAAAGGCCGGAATTCATCGGACTACTTCATTTTGCGGAAACTCTTGCACACACCATAACGTGTGATGTAAGGAGAAAGTTAAAGATGTCTGCTGCTTCTCTTCCAAAATCTCTGACCGATTCTTGTCTCTATACAAAATCCAAAATAGATGATGTTACTGGTGACCTTGTTAAAACATCATTTTCCAAAACGCTTCTTCCTATTTCACAGAATCGCAAATTATACCACAGCACCGGCAGTCTAAATGAGAATGGTTTTAGTGAGAGTATTATTCAAACTATTGAGCAATATGCATGCAAGGTTGTTGACAACACCTTAGAAATTGGAATGGAGACTGCAAGACTGCAAGCTGTGGAAAATAGAAAACATTTGGATAAAATTCCATATGCTGGAAAACTTGTACCTTCATATGGTACAGCTTGTGGACATTGTAGTGCAAAAGAACAACAATGTTACCCCTTGTCTTCATGTCATTCCTTGTTGGGACAGGAAGCCTCCAGAAAAATACAGCAACCTTCTAAGTCTAAACACAACAACGCTTGTCAGAAATCAAGGCGTTTTCATCTAAATGTGCCTAAAATACACATTGATCGTGATAAAAGAGCAATATTTGCAGAGAAAATAGTTAGCGCTGCTATTGAGAAAGCAGAGCGTGAATTAAGCAACACGAGTTTGGCAGCTGACAGCGGCATTGGACATGATGGGATCAGCTTTGCAGAAAGCCTTACCACAGGGATAATGATGTCCACTATGAAGACTATTGGCCATGTTGTTAACATGAG TTCTAATGGGAGAGATGGGTTTCAGTCAGCTGACTCTGTTACCAGTCAGCAGACAAGCGTCAGTGTTGGTGATGACAGCACAGGCAGCTGGTCCAACTTGAGTTTTGAAGACGAACACCACGATGAGAGCAGCAGCTTTCTTCACCTCAGTGACAG TGACAGTgcagaagaaaaaaatgaagaTCCAAAAGTAACCGCAGAAG CCATTAGGCCGCATAGCAAGATATTACTGATCAGAAATATTGACGTTGGACCATCTACTGTTGATTCACAATtgaggacaacattacaatggatTGTTGCCTCAGAGTCTGACATATCTGACCTGTACTTTCCAGAGACTGCCAGAAAAGAGCTATTGGCT ctTTCTAGAAgactaagagagagagactggaaaGTCGGTGATCTTTTACAAGCTGTTCTTCAATACTATGACACCCTGCAAATGTCACCAAGTGATATTAACAAATCTTTGTTTGGTTGGCTTTTGGAAAATTCCTAG